Proteins encoded by one window of Chondromyces crocatus:
- a CDS encoding serine/threonine-protein kinase, with product MSDPPPPGPASKPPPAAAAHSVGQVISDRYRLVELLARGGMGAVYKAEHLLLRKWVAVKLLHPHTRNLPEHVQRFEREAIAGAHLQHPNIATATDFGKLPDGSYFLVLEYVRGLPLRELMRSGPLPPVRAARIMRQIASALSGAHERGVIHRDLKPNNVMLDPAQGDLVKVVDFGLAKVPLERLDMTDRPTDGRPPHRSITQKNMVFGTVAYMAPEAGGGMDKVDERSDLYALGIILYEMLTGRHPFDATERFELFQAQCTTPPPPFSERAPQLEIPTELEAIVMRLLRKEPPQRFASAHELIDALEEAVPQLRPAPRTSSSPDLTDWKDLPPPSVPSVLVAPTSSRPDEGAARDFAQKLAPPPSERAPFRSSPVLTPPPLPVAPPLTSPTTPTLPTLPAQPSTSATWPGAGRKPRIPLPILAGAVVAVGAILAVVILRSSEDPGAPEIEPGTGASATLSPTAAPNAAPTPGQDRERLVNAYKHQEWASGEEPLMRILQSDPGSLRLPELKQAVPVLAAKILARDDARADQVIEALDKQLGSDGLDMLYEIVAQQLSARGVERALEVLRRPDNASRLSPPLQITLALRDTPCKKKPSLFERAAREGDERTYSVLEALASASCKTQGDRCCIRANPALLRTQKAIRARIGHKP from the coding sequence GTGAGCGATCCGCCGCCCCCTGGACCTGCCAGCAAGCCCCCGCCCGCCGCGGCTGCGCACAGCGTGGGCCAGGTCATCTCCGATCGCTACCGCCTCGTCGAGCTGCTGGCGCGAGGTGGAATGGGCGCGGTCTACAAGGCCGAGCATCTGCTGCTGCGCAAGTGGGTCGCCGTCAAGCTGCTGCACCCCCACACGCGCAACCTCCCTGAGCACGTCCAGCGCTTCGAGCGCGAGGCGATCGCAGGCGCGCATCTTCAGCACCCCAACATCGCAACGGCGACCGACTTCGGGAAGCTCCCGGATGGCTCTTACTTCCTCGTTCTCGAATACGTCCGAGGGCTCCCTCTCCGCGAGCTGATGCGGAGCGGACCGCTACCGCCCGTCCGAGCAGCTCGCATCATGCGACAGATCGCGTCAGCCCTCTCGGGCGCGCACGAGCGAGGCGTCATCCATCGCGATCTGAAGCCCAACAACGTCATGCTCGATCCGGCGCAGGGTGACCTGGTCAAGGTCGTCGACTTCGGACTCGCCAAGGTTCCACTCGAACGTCTCGACATGACCGACCGGCCGACAGACGGTCGACCTCCTCACCGCTCGATCACGCAGAAGAACATGGTCTTCGGAACCGTCGCCTACATGGCGCCCGAAGCCGGCGGTGGCATGGATAAGGTCGACGAACGCTCGGACCTCTACGCGCTCGGCATCATCCTCTACGAGATGCTCACCGGTCGGCACCCCTTCGACGCCACCGAACGCTTCGAGCTCTTCCAAGCGCAGTGCACGACGCCGCCTCCACCTTTCAGCGAGCGCGCTCCCCAGCTCGAAATACCGACCGAGCTGGAAGCCATCGTGATGCGGCTCCTCCGCAAGGAGCCCCCGCAGCGCTTCGCCTCTGCGCACGAGCTCATCGACGCCCTCGAGGAAGCCGTCCCACAGCTTCGACCGGCCCCTCGCACGAGCTCCTCTCCGGACCTCACCGATTGGAAGGACCTGCCGCCTCCCTCGGTCCCCAGCGTCCTCGTCGCTCCGACGAGTTCTCGCCCAGATGAAGGCGCCGCGCGCGATTTCGCTCAGAAACTGGCTCCGCCTCCCTCCGAGCGAGCTCCATTCCGCTCGTCTCCAGTGCTCACGCCGCCTCCGCTTCCAGTAGCACCGCCGCTCACGTCGCCCACGACCCCCACGCTCCCCACGCTCCCCGCACAGCCCTCCACGTCGGCCACATGGCCTGGCGCCGGCCGGAAGCCACGCATCCCCCTGCCCATCCTCGCTGGTGCCGTCGTCGCCGTGGGCGCAATTTTGGCGGTCGTCATCCTCCGTTCATCGGAAGACCCAGGCGCACCCGAAATCGAGCCCGGCACGGGTGCCAGCGCGACGCTCTCACCAACGGCCGCCCCCAACGCAGCCCCCACCCCGGGCCAGGATCGGGAACGCCTCGTCAACGCATACAAACACCAGGAATGGGCATCCGGTGAAGAGCCCCTCATGCGCATTCTTCAGTCCGATCCCGGCTCGCTCCGCCTACCGGAACTGAAGCAGGCCGTCCCCGTTCTCGCTGCCAAGATCCTCGCGCGCGACGATGCTCGAGCCGATCAGGTCATCGAAGCGCTCGACAAACAGCTCGGCTCCGATGGGCTCGACATGCTCTACGAAATTGTCGCCCAGCAGCTCAGCGCTCGCGGTGTCGAGCGTGCGCTGGAAGTCCTGCGTCGTCCGGACAACGCATCCCGCCTGAGCCCTCCGCTCCAGATCACGCTCGCCCTGCGCGACACCCCGTGCAAGAAAAAGCCATCGCTCTTCGAGCGGGCTGCGCGAGAAGGCGACGAGCGCACGTACTCCGTCCTCGAGGCCCTCGCGTCGGCGTCATGCAAGACCCAGGGCGATCGTTGCTGCATCAGGGCAAATCCGGCGCTGCTGCGCACTCAGAAGGCCATCCGAGCCCGCATCGGACACAAGCCCTGA
- a CDS encoding aminotransferase class III-fold pyridoxal phosphate-dependent enzyme — MQSIYRLLVVDDAKSQGSSLVDVDGNVFLDLFSHFALGCLGYNHPRLLAVARSDDFVRGSINPTSSPFCPATSWFQVLDGLSAYAPKGMTRIFCVDAGTEGIENALKAAFIVHGERRRTAAGLPKNPLELPLEEQDAILRNAGSDAVIVSFSGAFHGRTLGSLSCTHSKTIHKADIPAFQWPIAPFPANRFPLAHHVDENASREADALAALEKIFDEFGPRIAGVLIEPVQSEGGDRHASGAFFRGVQALCNKAGCAFILDEVQTGGGISGTMWTHEQFELEQSPDLVVFGKKLQMGGFFANDAYSIGQFGRMYQTRNGDRARAMLALETLKVIEEEGLLAHVREVGAYFLAGLEALAARYPSLLREPRGRGFMLALDLPTTAARDSFLKKALQRGVFATYTGNRSIRMRPHLILSRDDVDEALRTLDEVAREVSG; from the coding sequence ATGCAGTCGATTTACCGCTTGCTGGTCGTCGACGATGCGAAGAGCCAGGGCTCTTCGCTGGTCGATGTCGACGGCAACGTTTTCTTGGATCTCTTCTCTCATTTCGCGCTCGGGTGCCTGGGTTACAACCACCCGCGGCTGCTGGCGGTGGCTCGCTCTGATGATTTCGTGCGCGGATCCATCAACCCGACATCCTCACCGTTCTGCCCAGCCACGAGCTGGTTCCAGGTGCTCGACGGCTTGTCGGCGTATGCACCGAAGGGGATGACCAGGATTTTCTGTGTCGATGCGGGCACCGAGGGAATCGAAAACGCACTCAAGGCCGCCTTCATCGTACATGGAGAACGACGGCGCACAGCAGCAGGGCTTCCGAAAAACCCGCTCGAACTGCCGCTCGAGGAGCAAGATGCGATCCTTCGCAACGCAGGATCGGACGCTGTGATCGTGAGCTTCTCGGGAGCATTTCACGGTCGGACACTCGGATCGCTGTCATGCACACATTCGAAGACGATCCACAAGGCGGATATCCCGGCATTTCAGTGGCCGATCGCGCCTTTCCCCGCGAATCGTTTCCCTTTGGCCCATCACGTGGACGAGAACGCATCGCGGGAGGCAGACGCGCTGGCAGCGCTGGAAAAGATCTTTGATGAGTTCGGACCTCGCATCGCAGGGGTTCTCATCGAGCCCGTGCAGAGCGAGGGAGGAGACCGGCACGCGAGCGGCGCGTTCTTCCGTGGGGTGCAGGCGCTCTGCAACAAGGCTGGATGCGCGTTCATTCTGGACGAGGTACAGACGGGTGGTGGGATCTCGGGGACGATGTGGACCCACGAGCAGTTCGAGCTGGAGCAGTCGCCTGACCTGGTGGTTTTCGGCAAAAAGCTTCAGATGGGAGGCTTCTTTGCCAACGACGCCTACTCGATCGGGCAGTTCGGCCGGATGTACCAGACCCGCAACGGAGACAGAGCGCGGGCCATGCTGGCGCTCGAGACACTCAAAGTGATCGAGGAAGAGGGACTCCTCGCTCATGTTCGTGAAGTGGGAGCCTACTTCCTGGCAGGGCTAGAGGCTCTGGCCGCGCGGTATCCGTCTCTTCTGAGAGAGCCACGTGGGCGTGGCTTCATGCTGGCGCTCGATCTCCCGACCACGGCGGCGCGCGACAGCTTTCTGAAAAAGGCGCTCCAGCGAGGCGTCTTCGCCACATACACCGGCAACCGGTCGATCCGGATGCGGCCGCACCTGATCTTGAGCCGTGACGATGTGGACGAAGCTCTCCGTACGCTCGACGAGGTGGCACGCGAGGTGTCGGGGTGA
- a CDS encoding class I SAM-dependent methyltransferase — MSFNFNKPPPFRRPELADVAARAFADDVFPDLELHDSGARALARALHVDRTGFPEGELRSLASRTRLVDDVVRDFFRRYPEGLAIGLFSGPCTRFSRVDNGLLHWVDLDVPYVAEWKTWHAPQTPRYTIASGCCACHHWLDRLAEAPDCPTLLIGVGRFSMLGSEPISTFLTHVTLRLGAGVEILLDATPMLRLQASVRGRGQRLELHREDGATETYPWLQVLSESEHPEPLASRIQSTNRSARLARSDAQPVLCHIRVG; from the coding sequence GTGAGTTTCAACTTCAACAAACCTCCGCCGTTTCGCCGCCCTGAACTCGCAGATGTCGCTGCCCGTGCGTTCGCTGACGATGTCTTTCCTGACCTCGAGCTGCATGACTCCGGCGCCCGTGCGCTCGCGCGGGCCCTCCACGTCGATCGTACGGGCTTTCCAGAGGGTGAGCTGCGTTCGCTCGCCTCACGCACCCGGCTCGTCGATGATGTCGTGCGAGATTTCTTCCGCCGCTACCCGGAAGGCCTGGCCATCGGCCTGTTTTCGGGCCCCTGCACGCGCTTCTCACGCGTCGACAATGGGCTCCTCCACTGGGTGGATCTCGATGTTCCTTATGTCGCCGAGTGGAAGACGTGGCATGCACCGCAGACGCCTCGTTACACCATCGCGTCGGGGTGCTGTGCTTGTCATCACTGGCTCGATCGCCTGGCGGAAGCTCCCGACTGCCCGACGCTACTCATCGGGGTCGGTCGGTTCTCGATGCTCGGAAGCGAACCGATCTCCACCTTCCTGACCCATGTCACGTTGCGCCTCGGGGCCGGGGTCGAGATCCTGCTCGACGCGACGCCGATGTTGCGACTCCAGGCATCCGTACGAGGCCGCGGCCAGCGGCTCGAGTTGCACCGCGAAGATGGAGCAACAGAAACTTATCCATGGCTCCAGGTACTTTCCGAGAGCGAGCACCCCGAACCGCTCGCCTCACGCATCCAGAGCACGAATCGTTCAGCCCGACTGGCGCGCAGTGACGCGCAACCCGTCCTCTGCCACATCAGGGTCGGCTGA
- a CDS encoding Bcr/CflA family multidrug efflux MFS transporter, with product MTSRSSTFTPAASTETGPEIPSELRLALILGALSALGPLTIDMYLPSFPALARSLGVNIAAVQLTLATYLAGLAVGQLAYGPLADRFGRRLPLLAGLGLYIAASLVCAVTTNLPALATARFIQALGGCSGMVISRTVVRDHFDERGSARLYSSLMLVMGVAPILAPLLGSQVLLVASWRAIFLALALAGTAALFLIALTLPESLPVQHRQRHSLAAILRTFGGLVRERRFLRLSIAGGTTQAAMFAYISGSPFVFIELFHVSPQRYPFIFGANALGLIAASQLNRWLVVRLGVIRVFRGAVVVALLAHATLWLSVRLDAGLLFMLPALFVGIASGGLILPNVTAAAMAPFSATAGSASALLGTLQMTCGALASTAVSILADGTALPMVTVMLTCAVLASILVAPERPAPPPAGSLRPT from the coding sequence ATGACGAGCCGTAGCAGCACATTCACGCCAGCCGCCAGCACCGAGACGGGCCCCGAGATCCCGTCCGAGCTTCGCCTCGCCCTGATCCTTGGCGCCCTCAGCGCGCTCGGGCCGCTCACGATCGACATGTATCTGCCGAGCTTCCCTGCTCTCGCACGCTCTCTCGGAGTGAACATTGCAGCGGTACAGCTCACCCTGGCGACTTATCTGGCCGGCCTCGCCGTGGGTCAGCTCGCCTATGGTCCGCTGGCAGACCGCTTCGGTCGCCGCCTGCCCCTGCTCGCAGGACTAGGTCTGTACATCGCAGCTTCGCTCGTCTGCGCCGTCACCACGAACCTTCCTGCCCTTGCTACTGCCCGCTTCATTCAGGCCCTCGGAGGCTGCTCCGGGATGGTCATTTCTCGAACAGTGGTCCGTGATCACTTCGACGAACGGGGCTCAGCGCGGCTGTACTCCTCGCTCATGCTGGTGATGGGAGTTGCGCCCATCCTTGCGCCCTTGCTCGGAAGCCAGGTCCTGCTCGTCGCGAGCTGGCGCGCCATCTTCCTGGCGCTCGCGCTCGCTGGCACGGCCGCCTTGTTCCTGATCGCCCTGACCCTTCCCGAGAGCCTTCCCGTCCAGCATCGCCAGCGCCACAGCTTGGCTGCCATCCTCCGCACGTTTGGTGGCCTGGTTCGCGAGCGGCGCTTCCTGCGTCTATCTATCGCCGGCGGCACCACGCAGGCAGCAATGTTCGCCTACATCTCGGGCTCACCCTTCGTATTCATCGAGCTATTCCACGTCTCGCCACAGCGGTATCCGTTCATCTTCGGCGCCAATGCCCTCGGGCTGATCGCTGCGTCACAACTCAACCGCTGGCTCGTCGTCCGCCTCGGTGTCATTCGCGTCTTTCGCGGCGCAGTGGTCGTCGCACTGTTGGCCCATGCGACCCTCTGGCTCTCCGTTCGACTCGACGCCGGCCTCCTCTTCATGCTCCCTGCGCTCTTTGTCGGCATCGCGTCAGGCGGTCTCATCCTTCCCAACGTCACAGCCGCAGCCATGGCTCCATTCAGTGCCACGGCAGGGAGTGCCTCAGCGCTGCTCGGAACCCTTCAGATGACCTGCGGCGCGCTCGCTTCCACGGCGGTCAGCATACTCGCGGACGGTACGGCTCTTCCCATGGTCACCGTCATGCTCACCTGCGCCGTGCTGGCCTCAATACTGGTCGCTCCCGAACGGCCAGCCCCTCCACCTGCAGGTTCGCTTCGGCCCACATGA
- a CDS encoding LysR family transcriptional regulator, which translates to MIASLDELLAMATFARVVEHKSFTGAATTLGLSKSVVSARVSALEGRLGVRLIHRTTRRLTLTEEGARLYGRCVHFLAAADEAASALHGASQIPEGTLRVSVPVGFGMMQLAPLLGEFAARCPKVRLELSLSDRPVDMVADGFDVGVRFAQKLEEPSVARKIGVDRRVICGSRAYLERHGVPESPNDLPKHNCLRLALRRAEWTFEKGAESLPVPVTGNLVVDNIVVLRQAVLDGLGLAMMPCSVVGPDLAAGRLQAVLASYSLEELSIFVVYPYVGQQPAKVRAFVDWLTPKVGEVPGVVPKPRSSRKRRG; encoded by the coding sequence GTGATCGCGTCCCTCGATGAACTGCTCGCGATGGCGACCTTCGCTCGAGTGGTGGAACACAAGTCGTTCACGGGCGCCGCGACCACACTAGGGCTCTCGAAATCGGTCGTGAGCGCGAGGGTCTCTGCGCTCGAGGGGCGCCTTGGGGTGCGTCTGATCCACCGGACGACGCGGCGGTTGACCCTCACGGAGGAGGGAGCGCGTCTGTATGGGCGGTGCGTGCACTTTCTCGCTGCAGCTGACGAAGCCGCCTCTGCGTTGCACGGCGCCAGCCAGATTCCGGAAGGTACGCTGCGGGTCTCGGTCCCCGTCGGCTTCGGGATGATGCAGCTCGCGCCCCTGCTGGGGGAGTTCGCCGCCCGCTGTCCCAAAGTACGACTCGAGCTCTCGCTGTCGGATCGCCCTGTCGACATGGTTGCAGATGGCTTCGACGTGGGCGTGCGTTTCGCACAGAAGCTCGAGGAACCCTCCGTCGCGCGCAAGATTGGGGTGGACAGACGGGTCATCTGTGGCTCGCGAGCCTATCTGGAGCGGCACGGCGTGCCGGAGTCTCCGAATGACCTTCCCAAGCACAACTGTCTTCGACTCGCCCTGCGACGCGCAGAGTGGACCTTCGAGAAAGGGGCTGAGAGCTTGCCCGTCCCTGTGACGGGTAATCTCGTCGTCGACAACATCGTGGTGCTCCGTCAGGCCGTGCTCGATGGCCTCGGCTTGGCCATGATGCCGTGCTCCGTGGTTGGCCCAGACCTCGCAGCAGGAAGGCTCCAAGCTGTGCTGGCCTCTTACTCTCTGGAAGAGCTGTCCATCTTCGTCGTCTATCCGTACGTAGGACAGCAGCCCGCGAAGGTTCGAGCCTTCGTCGACTGGCTCACCCCCAAGGTAGGCGAGGTGCCCGGTGTGGTGCCGAAGCCTCGCTCCTCACGCAAGCGACGAGGGTGA